A single genomic interval of Lacrimispora sphenoides JCM 1415 harbors:
- a CDS encoding ABC transporter permease: MAGKSGRTISAQAEQSWRKSLLSWEGMLVFLFFAVNLLCMIISPSYKLTNVLREMPKYLTEVFLLLPMAYVLILGEIDLSVGATVCLSATTACLAGNAGIPFPVVILTGILVGTACGLFNGIAVTLFTELPSMIVTLATMIIFRGIAEIALGSGGSVSLKHNEGFRALAGKIGPIPYIFFAVLFAAVIFIFILNRTSFGRRLYAIGSNRTTSFYSGIHVQKMRLAVYSVTGMMAGISAMFLVSVLYGANTTTGTGFELDAIAMAVFGGISTAGGKGKLTGAMISAFIIICLRIGLGQINMNPQVILVILGTLLILAVMIPELLKNGKRKHV; encoded by the coding sequence ATGGCGGGAAAATCGGGAAGAACAATATCTGCGCAGGCAGAGCAAAGCTGGAGAAAAAGCCTTCTCAGCTGGGAAGGGATGCTGGTATTTCTGTTTTTTGCTGTAAACCTGTTATGCATGATCATATCTCCAAGCTATAAGCTTACCAATGTGCTGCGGGAAATGCCAAAATATTTAACTGAGGTGTTTCTTCTGCTTCCCATGGCTTATGTCCTTATTTTAGGGGAGATCGATCTATCAGTGGGCGCTACAGTCTGCTTATCGGCAACCACCGCCTGCCTGGCGGGAAATGCAGGCATTCCATTTCCGGTTGTCATTTTAACCGGCATTCTTGTCGGAACAGCCTGCGGGCTTTTTAACGGGATTGCAGTCACCCTGTTTACAGAGCTGCCATCCATGATCGTCACACTGGCTACGATGATCATATTCCGGGGAATTGCAGAAATTGCACTGGGAAGCGGAGGGTCTGTGTCCTTAAAGCATAATGAAGGCTTTCGGGCACTGGCAGGGAAAATCGGACCTATACCTTATATCTTTTTTGCAGTCCTGTTTGCGGCAGTTATTTTCATTTTTATTTTAAACAGGACCTCCTTTGGGCGAAGGCTCTATGCCATTGGAAGCAACCGGACCACATCTTTCTATTCCGGCATCCATGTGCAGAAAATGCGTCTGGCAGTTTATTCTGTTACCGGCATGATGGCGGGCATCAGTGCCATGTTTCTGGTTTCGGTCCTTTACGGTGCAAATACCACTACTGGAACAGGCTTTGAACTGGATGCCATTGCCATGGCTGTGTTCGGCGGGATTTCCACGGCAGGCGGTAAGGGTAAATTAACCGGAGCCATGATATCAGCATTTATCATTATCTGTCTCCGTATCGGCTTAGGCCAGATAAACATGAATCCCCAGGTCATTCTGGTGATTCTTGGTACCCTGTTAATTCTGGCAGTTATGATACCGGAACTTTTAAAAAACGGAAAACGGAAGCATGTGTGA
- a CDS encoding rhamnose ABC transporter substrate-binding protein: MRKQLVYAILCTAAISGILAGCSSKSSTTESTASPQKTEAASKDRTGTGGADGKTFAIVTKAAGNPYNEKMAQGFQKVIEAEGGTCIIKHPESATADAQVSVIQSLISQGVDALCIAGNDENALQAALEEAMTAGIKVSCLDSKVNKDSRQTFVNQAGTTEIGQALMDAVYDISGGEGDWAILSATSQATNQNAWIEAMKEVMKEGKYSKLNLVEVVYGDDEPQKSTDQTQALLSKYPDLKVICAPTTVGINAAAKVLQDEKSKVKLTGLGLPSEMAEYIGNDDAHSCPYMYLWNPIDVGSLGAYTSIALVDGSITGKAGDKFAAGEMGDYEVIGASDGGTEIILGPPFKFDSSNIDEWKSVY, encoded by the coding sequence ATGAGAAAACAATTGGTTTATGCAATCCTGTGTACCGCTGCGATTTCAGGAATCCTTGCAGGCTGCAGCAGTAAAAGCAGTACGACGGAAAGTACGGCGTCCCCACAGAAAACCGAGGCTGCGTCCAAAGACCGGACGGGAACCGGGGGAGCCGACGGAAAGACCTTTGCCATCGTTACAAAGGCGGCAGGCAATCCGTATAATGAAAAAATGGCACAAGGTTTTCAGAAGGTCATTGAAGCGGAGGGAGGTACCTGCATTATCAAGCATCCGGAGTCCGCTACGGCAGACGCCCAGGTTTCCGTTATCCAGTCCCTGATCTCCCAGGGCGTGGATGCTCTCTGCATCGCGGGAAATGATGAAAACGCCCTTCAGGCAGCTTTGGAGGAGGCCATGACAGCCGGGATCAAGGTTTCCTGTCTGGATTCCAAGGTGAATAAAGACAGCCGCCAGACCTTTGTCAACCAGGCCGGAACCACGGAAATAGGCCAGGCCTTAATGGATGCCGTCTATGATATTTCAGGCGGTGAGGGAGACTGGGCCATTCTTTCTGCCACCTCCCAGGCTACCAACCAGAATGCCTGGATCGAAGCCATGAAAGAGGTCATGAAGGAAGGTAAGTATTCAAAGCTCAATCTGGTAGAAGTTGTCTATGGAGATGACGAACCCCAGAAATCCACGGACCAGACTCAGGCGCTTTTATCCAAATACCCTGATTTAAAGGTTATCTGCGCGCCAACCACCGTTGGGATCAATGCAGCCGCAAAGGTTCTTCAGGATGAAAAATCCAAAGTCAAGCTGACTGGCCTTGGACTTCCCTCTGAAATGGCGGAATACATCGGCAATGATGACGCTCACTCCTGTCCTTATATGTACTTATGGAATCCTATTGACGTAGGTTCCTTAGGGGCTTATACTTCCATCGCCCTGGTAGACGGGTCTATCACAGGGAAAGCCGGTGACAAGTTCGCTGCCGGGGAAATGGGCGATTACGAAGTGATCGGGGCATCGGATGGCGGAACGGAGATTATTCTTGGGCCTCCATTTAAATTTGACAGTTCCAATATTGACGAGTGGAAATCTGTTTATTAA
- a CDS encoding PLP-dependent aminotransferase family protein, translating into MIGMWITIDRQSQLTLARQIYKQICQMILSGTLESGHRLPSTRKLSSDLSVSRNTVIEAYSQLIAEGYLNTYKGSGTVVAEGLNAFDIGISFNQNTIPEKDKIPLPKKMIDFRTGIPALEYFPRKEWGNLYREICSQIPACAFGYCSTSGVWELRVAIAQYLYRTRGLSCNPAQVIITSGSTQGLSLISHVLQDKQKVVLMEDPSHAGLRRVITTAGCLIEGISVDDKGLRTELLDIPREVSFIYTTPSHQYPMGSILPIQRRLDLVRYAEQNNCYIVEDDYDSEFRYEGQPVSSLYELNPERVIYLGSFSKILAPAFRLGFMILPKELVSSCKKLKMYSDVHTDALGQYTLAKFIQNGGFEKHIWKMKKHYGRNRSLLLSELSKHFPGQYDVLGHATGLHLVVQFHNKMITDKMVHAIADSGVSIYRAGSFYLKENQERNNEIILGYSHLSSEEIAEGVKIISDIIL; encoded by the coding sequence ATGATCGGAATGTGGATTACGATTGACCGCCAAAGCCAGCTAACACTTGCCCGCCAAATTTATAAACAAATCTGTCAAATGATATTAAGCGGCACACTGGAATCCGGGCACCGGCTTCCCTCTACAAGAAAATTATCTTCTGATTTATCTGTCTCAAGAAATACTGTAATTGAAGCATATAGCCAGCTAATTGCAGAAGGGTACTTAAATACCTATAAAGGTTCAGGTACCGTTGTTGCAGAAGGATTAAACGCTTTCGATATTGGAATATCTTTCAATCAAAATACAATTCCAGAAAAGGATAAAATACCGCTGCCAAAGAAAATGATTGACTTCCGAACAGGAATACCGGCGCTCGAATATTTCCCCCGCAAGGAATGGGGCAATCTCTATCGGGAAATATGCAGCCAAATCCCTGCCTGCGCTTTCGGCTATTGCAGTACATCTGGAGTATGGGAGTTAAGGGTGGCAATCGCCCAATACTTATATCGGACAAGGGGCCTGTCATGCAACCCTGCCCAAGTCATAATTACCTCCGGTTCCACGCAGGGCTTATCGTTGATTTCCCATGTACTACAGGACAAGCAAAAGGTGGTCTTAATGGAAGATCCTTCCCATGCAGGACTGCGGAGGGTAATTACAACGGCGGGATGCTTGATCGAAGGCATTTCCGTAGATGATAAAGGTTTGCGCACAGAATTGCTGGATATCCCAAGAGAAGTCTCATTTATTTATACCACACCATCACACCAGTATCCCATGGGAAGTATTCTGCCCATTCAAAGGCGGTTGGACTTAGTCCGGTATGCCGAACAAAATAACTGCTATATTGTAGAAGACGATTACGACAGCGAATTTCGATACGAAGGACAGCCTGTAAGCTCTCTTTACGAATTAAATCCGGAACGTGTGATTTATCTCGGCTCGTTTAGTAAGATACTGGCCCCCGCATTCCGGTTAGGATTTATGATTTTGCCTAAAGAGCTGGTCTCTTCGTGTAAAAAGCTTAAAATGTATTCCGATGTCCATACGGATGCATTGGGCCAATACACATTGGCAAAGTTCATACAAAACGGTGGGTTTGAAAAGCACATATGGAAAATGAAAAAGCATTATGGCAGAAACCGCAGTTTACTCCTTTCTGAACTATCAAAACATTTTCCCGGCCAGTATGATGTCTTAGGACACGCTACGGGCTTACACCTTGTTGTACAATTCCACAACAAAATGATTACTGATAAAATGGTTCATGCAATAGCCGATAGTGGCGTAAGTATCTATCGAGCAGGGAGCTTTTATCTGAAAGAAAATCAGGAGCGCAATAATGAAATCATATTGGGATATTCCCATTTGTCCTCTGAAGAGATCGCAGAGGGGGTTAAAATTATCAGTGACATTATTTTATAG
- a CDS encoding response regulator transcription factor, with product MKLLIVDDEELTRTGLIDSIDWESLGVFQLFQAEDGISGLRIAKDVKPEIVLCDVRMPRMDGIEMVERLEKLLPHSAFIFMSGYSDKEYLKAAIRLKAINYVEKPLDPAEVKNSIKEAYNCVCQNMRTVKNELFYSRGTASSFAASLTQPYRDNKETVAALAKELGLKLTSYAGFTSFVVKLEQSQTDQNLMDQVLTDLEVFLSHSHMQVYYVSKYIQYHVFHILSPVLPSYGALNRIGVFLKNCFDPACTFYISRGETSTGIARAYDSYASAVTLMQSSFFFDPGTLFTPEENQTVHTDKQGRNKSAEAAYITLLSEAVLNKDQKKGKELLLHLYEDFYQRSEVSPHEAKDLYYKLFMVLEDCRQTLRLAPVMEPENAMKLLESCFSFRELHQKLTQKTELLFEAARSHMSEDTTIFLIKEYIHNHYHDEALSVRDIGGQVYLSASYVCTYFKNETGQTINQYLTDYRMKKAKELLADSRYQITDISNKVGYSNGNYFSKSFKKMTGLSPSDYREKMLK from the coding sequence ATGAAATTGCTGATCGTTGATGATGAAGAGCTCACACGTACCGGGCTGATTGATTCCATTGACTGGGAGTCTCTGGGCGTCTTTCAGCTGTTCCAGGCTGAGGACGGCATAAGCGGGCTTCGCATTGCAAAGGATGTGAAGCCTGAAATCGTTTTATGCGATGTAAGGATGCCAAGAATGGATGGAATTGAGATGGTGGAACGGCTGGAAAAGCTGCTTCCTCATTCGGCCTTTATCTTTATGAGCGGTTATTCGGATAAAGAATATTTAAAAGCGGCCATTCGCTTAAAGGCCATCAACTATGTGGAAAAGCCTCTGGACCCCGCAGAGGTGAAAAACTCGATCAAGGAAGCCTACAACTGCGTTTGTCAGAATATGAGGACTGTAAAAAATGAGCTGTTTTATTCCAGGGGAACCGCCTCTTCCTTTGCAGCATCCCTTACCCAACCTTACAGGGACAATAAGGAAACCGTCGCAGCCCTTGCAAAAGAGCTGGGCCTTAAGCTCACCTCCTATGCAGGCTTCACCTCTTTTGTTGTCAAGCTGGAACAGAGCCAGACAGACCAGAACCTTATGGATCAGGTACTTACAGATCTGGAGGTATTTCTTTCCCATTCCCATATGCAGGTTTACTATGTATCAAAATATATCCAGTACCATGTGTTCCATATCCTATCCCCTGTGTTGCCTTCCTATGGAGCTTTAAACCGGATCGGTGTTTTCTTAAAGAATTGCTTTGATCCGGCCTGTACCTTCTATATCAGCAGAGGAGAAACTTCTACAGGCATTGCAAGGGCCTATGATTCCTATGCATCTGCGGTTACTCTCATGCAGAGCAGCTTTTTCTTTGATCCGGGAACATTATTTACTCCTGAAGAGAATCAGACGGTACATACGGATAAACAGGGCAGGAATAAGTCCGCCGAGGCTGCTTATATCACCCTTTTATCGGAGGCAGTTTTAAATAAGGATCAGAAAAAAGGAAAGGAACTGCTTTTGCACCTTTATGAAGATTTTTACCAGAGGAGTGAGGTCTCTCCCCATGAGGCAAAGGATCTTTATTATAAGCTTTTTATGGTTTTGGAGGACTGCCGCCAGACTCTTAGGCTGGCACCTGTTATGGAGCCGGAAAATGCCATGAAGCTTCTTGAAAGCTGCTTTAGCTTTCGGGAGCTGCACCAAAAGCTGACGCAAAAAACCGAATTGCTTTTTGAAGCAGCCCGGTCCCATATGTCGGAAGATACCACTATTTTCCTAATTAAAGAGTACATCCACAATCATTATCACGACGAAGCCCTTTCGGTACGGGATATTGGCGGCCAGGTTTACTTATCCGCTTCTTATGTGTGCACGTATTTTAAAAATGAAACAGGACAAACCATTAACCAATACCTTACGGATTACCGGATGAAAAAAGCCAAAGAGCTTCTGGCTGATTCCCGTTATCAGATTACCGATATTTCAAACAAGGTAGGATACAGCAACGGAAATTATTTCAGCAAGAGTTTTAAAAAAATGACTGGCTTGTCGCCGTCTGATTACCGGGAGAAAATGTTGAAATGA
- a CDS encoding sugar ABC transporter ATP-binding protein, whose translation MSEYVLELKGVTRIFPGVKALDQVHFSLKKGEVHALMGENGAGKSTFIKVITGVHRADEGEIFLDGSKTEFKGPKDAQTAGIAAVYQHPTSYPDLTVTENIFMGHEIVKNGMIQWKRMNQEADKLLMELNADFTAADEMGTLSVAQQQMVEIAKALSTRARIIILDEPTAALTKNESEDLYRIVDQLKAAGVSIIFISHRFEDMYRLADRVTVFRDSRYIGTYESGGITHGELIKAMVGREIKDLYPKPEVKTGPEVLKVENMSRTGYFKDINFTLHQGEILGLTGLVGAGRTEVAESICGITRPDTGNVYIEGRHVSIKHPADAMREGLVLLPEDRQRAGLILTWGLGRNVTLPIMGKYAKCGITNETMECETAKQLLEEVDTKAVSIFDPASSLSGGNQQKVVVAKALSQDMKVVIMDEPTKGVDVGAKAEIYQIMGDLAKKGYGILLISSEMPEILGMSDRILVMCNGRLSGELNRGEATQEAILQHAMERSSQ comes from the coding sequence GTGTCCGAATATGTTCTGGAATTAAAGGGCGTTACAAGAATATTTCCCGGCGTGAAAGCCTTAGACCAGGTTCATTTCAGTCTGAAAAAGGGCGAGGTTCATGCACTGATGGGGGAAAACGGTGCGGGAAAATCCACATTTATCAAAGTGATAACAGGAGTTCACAGGGCCGACGAAGGAGAAATCTTTCTGGACGGGAGTAAGACAGAATTTAAAGGGCCAAAGGATGCCCAGACAGCAGGAATAGCTGCTGTTTACCAGCATCCCACCTCCTACCCGGACCTTACGGTGACGGAGAATATATTTATGGGCCATGAGATCGTGAAAAACGGCATGATCCAGTGGAAGCGGATGAATCAGGAGGCGGATAAGCTTTTAATGGAGCTGAATGCAGATTTTACGGCCGCTGATGAAATGGGAACGCTGAGTGTGGCCCAGCAGCAGATGGTGGAAATTGCAAAGGCACTATCCACCCGGGCCAGAATCATCATTCTTGATGAACCCACAGCAGCTCTGACAAAAAATGAATCCGAAGACTTGTACCGGATCGTGGATCAGTTAAAGGCCGCCGGTGTTTCAATTATCTTTATTTCCCACCGGTTTGAGGATATGTACCGGCTTGCGGACCGGGTAACCGTTTTCCGGGATTCCCGATACATCGGAACTTATGAATCGGGGGGAATCACCCATGGGGAGCTTATTAAGGCCATGGTAGGCCGTGAGATCAAGGACCTTTACCCAAAGCCGGAGGTAAAGACCGGCCCGGAGGTCCTTAAGGTGGAAAACATGTCAAGGACCGGATATTTTAAAGACATAAACTTTACTCTGCATCAGGGGGAGATTCTGGGACTTACGGGACTTGTAGGGGCAGGGAGAACAGAGGTTGCGGAAAGTATCTGCGGCATCACAAGGCCTGATACCGGAAATGTTTATATTGAGGGAAGGCACGTCTCCATAAAACACCCGGCTGATGCCATGAGAGAAGGGCTTGTCCTTCTTCCGGAGGACCGCCAGAGAGCAGGTCTTATCCTCACCTGGGGCCTTGGACGCAATGTGACCCTGCCCATCATGGGAAAATATGCGAAATGCGGCATCACAAATGAAACAATGGAATGTGAGACCGCAAAACAGCTTTTGGAAGAAGTGGATACAAAGGCAGTTTCCATCTTTGATCCTGCCAGCTCCTTATCGGGCGGAAACCAGCAGAAAGTGGTGGTGGCTAAGGCTTTAAGCCAGGATATGAAAGTCGTCATTATGGATGAGCCCACCAAGGGCGTGGATGTAGGAGCAAAGGCCGAGATCTATCAGATCATGGGGGATTTAGCGAAAAAAGGATACGGTATTCTTCTCATATCCTCGGAGATGCCGGAGATTTTGGGCATGAGCGACCGCATCCTGGTCATGTGCAATGGCAGGCTGTCCGGTGAGTTAAACCGCGGGGAGGCGACTCAGGAAGCCATTCTCCAGCATGCCATGGAAAGGAGTTCCCAATAA
- a CDS encoding L-cystine transporter: MDLLWTLVIIAMILVLVGILYYMQKKHISFAKRVFSALLMGIVIGSIMQLAFAPDSPVLKTSLDWISIIGTGYVNLLKMIVIPLIMVSIISAIVNLKSHTSLGKISTYVLATLLLTVFISALVGIATANTFHLTAEEITVGQAESDRAEYLEGKVSTVQDQTIPQQILSFIPQNPFQDMTGDRATSTIAVVIFSAFLGISALGIQKKKPEEAETFQKIINSLYAVVMRMVTFILRLTPYGILGLMTKTIATTNIAGIIALSKFVIANYVALIVMFAIHFLIILLMKLNPAIYIKKAFPTLTIAFTSRSSAGTLPLTIETQTKKLGIPESIANFAASFGTTIGQNGCAGVYPAMLAVMIAPAVGINPMSIGFIAKLSIIVAISSFGIAGVGGGATFAALMVLSAMNLPVGLAGLLISVEPLIDMGRTALNVNDAMLAGLVTARLTSELDVDLYNTPVDEYSAMSL; the protein is encoded by the coding sequence ATGGATTTGTTATGGACTTTGGTTATAATCGCTATGATCCTTGTGCTTGTCGGAATTCTCTACTATATGCAGAAGAAGCATATATCGTTTGCTAAGAGAGTATTTTCTGCTCTGCTTATGGGAATTGTTATAGGCAGTATCATGCAGCTTGCTTTTGCACCTGACAGCCCAGTACTAAAAACTTCGTTGGATTGGATATCCATTATCGGTACTGGTTATGTGAATCTTCTGAAAATGATTGTTATTCCACTAATTATGGTCTCCATTATATCGGCCATCGTTAATCTGAAGTCCCATACAAGCTTGGGGAAAATCAGTACATATGTGCTGGCAACATTACTGCTGACTGTGTTCATTTCCGCTTTGGTGGGCATAGCAACTGCAAATACCTTTCATCTGACAGCAGAAGAAATAACCGTTGGCCAGGCGGAGTCAGACCGGGCCGAGTATCTTGAAGGAAAAGTTTCAACCGTCCAGGATCAGACGATACCGCAGCAGATTTTGAGTTTTATCCCCCAAAATCCCTTCCAGGATATGACAGGTGACAGGGCTACCTCTACCATAGCAGTAGTTATTTTTTCCGCATTTCTTGGCATATCCGCATTGGGAATACAAAAGAAAAAACCGGAAGAAGCTGAAACTTTCCAGAAAATCATTAATTCCCTTTATGCTGTAGTGATGCGGATGGTAACTTTTATACTAAGATTAACGCCTTATGGTATTCTGGGACTTATGACAAAGACAATTGCGACAACGAACATAGCAGGCATTATTGCCCTGTCTAAGTTTGTCATTGCAAACTATGTCGCATTGATTGTTATGTTTGCCATACACTTTTTAATCATCCTGTTGATGAAATTGAATCCCGCAATATACATCAAGAAGGCCTTCCCAACGCTTACCATTGCGTTTACATCAAGATCCAGTGCGGGTACGCTGCCCTTAACGATTGAAACACAAACTAAGAAGCTTGGTATTCCTGAAAGTATTGCCAACTTTGCCGCATCTTTCGGAACAACGATTGGCCAGAATGGCTGCGCAGGTGTTTATCCCGCTATGCTTGCTGTCATGATCGCCCCTGCGGTTGGTATTAACCCTATGAGTATTGGTTTCATTGCAAAACTGTCTATTATCGTTGCAATCAGCTCCTTTGGTATTGCCGGGGTTGGCGGCGGTGCGACATTTGCCGCGTTGATGGTTTTATCCGCCATGAATCTGCCTGTTGGCCTGGCCGGATTGTTAATATCAGTGGAACCTTTAATTGACATGGGACGGACCGCTTTGAATGTGAATGATGCTATGCTGGCCGGCCTCGTAACAGCAAGGCTGACATCAGAGCTTGACGTGGATTTGTATAATACACCAGTGGATGAGTATTCGGCAATGTCATTATAA
- a CDS encoding polymer-forming cytoskeletal protein — protein sequence MNHKFFQSEKFNGMQNDEIYGYLESSDDLLIKGDVNGDVFCRGTVYCSGTVTGNIRANQVQLYHSHVAGDITCRKIITDDVSDVQGFIIAESGLVSCRVGGEITITGTRRPAIFIE from the coding sequence ATGAATCATAAATTCTTTCAATCCGAAAAGTTTAATGGAATGCAAAATGATGAAATATATGGATATCTTGAAAGCAGCGATGATCTGCTCATCAAAGGTGACGTGAATGGTGATGTTTTTTGCAGAGGGACAGTTTACTGCAGCGGTACCGTTACCGGAAATATCCGGGCAAATCAAGTGCAGCTATACCACTCCCATGTCGCAGGGGATATTACATGCAGAAAAATCATAACAGATGATGTAAGCGATGTACAAGGTTTTATTATTGCGGAAAGCGGATTGGTAAGCTGCCGTGTCGGCGGAGAAATCACGATCACTGGAACCCGAAGGCCGGCCATATTTATAGAATAA
- a CDS encoding ABC transporter permease — protein sequence MEKKLLKKITGSREASLFLVLVILCMVIQIFSPSFLTAKSILDMLKNNAVIMIMALGMLCVLLVGGIDISITSTLALSGMTVGMLLKYNIIHNTLLLFLIAIIVGALCGAIIGFVVARGKVLPIIATMGFMYIYRGLAYLIAKSQWASAENLGGFKNFALEKELGLGILNNVIVIVLVCYIIFFAVMKWTRTGRKIYAVGSNPEAAAVSGINTRRIKLLVYTLMGMLAGLCGALAVAVYSSAQPNMLYGKEMDVIAACVIGGVSMSGGRGTVAGALLGSLILAVIAKALPLVGIDSIVQNTVKGCIILAVIIFNVVTQRMMQKENLKGREM from the coding sequence ATGGAGAAAAAATTGCTTAAGAAAATCACAGGCTCCAGAGAAGCCAGCCTGTTCCTTGTTCTGGTGATCCTCTGCATGGTGATCCAGATATTCAGCCCATCATTTCTGACAGCAAAATCCATTCTGGATATGCTGAAAAACAATGCGGTCATCATGATTATGGCCCTGGGAATGCTTTGCGTCCTGCTGGTGGGAGGGATCGACATCTCCATTACCTCCACCCTGGCTCTTTCCGGAATGACCGTAGGAATGCTTCTTAAATATAACATCATTCATAATACGCTCCTGCTGTTTCTCATCGCCATTATAGTAGGCGCTTTATGCGGGGCAATCATTGGTTTTGTGGTAGCAAGAGGAAAGGTGCTTCCGATTATCGCAACCATGGGATTCATGTACATATACAGAGGACTTGCCTATTTGATTGCTAAAAGCCAGTGGGCCAGCGCGGAAAATCTGGGAGGCTTTAAGAATTTCGCGTTGGAAAAGGAACTGGGGCTTGGTATATTAAATAATGTGATTGTCATTGTCCTGGTGTGCTATATCATCTTTTTTGCAGTCATGAAATGGACCAGAACAGGGAGAAAGATATATGCGGTAGGCAGCAACCCGGAAGCAGCTGCCGTATCCGGCATCAATACCAGAAGGATCAAGCTGTTAGTCTATACCCTTATGGGAATGCTGGCAGGTTTGTGCGGCGCCCTTGCAGTTGCTGTCTATTCCTCCGCCCAGCCTAACATGCTTTACGGAAAGGAAATGGATGTGATCGCGGCCTGTGTCATCGGGGGGGTGAGCATGTCGGGAGGCCGGGGAACGGTGGCAGGCGCTTTGTTAGGCTCCCTGATCCTGGCTGTCATTGCCAAGGCTCTTCCTCTCGTCGGGATCGATTCCATCGTACAAAATACGGTTAAAGGCTGTATTATTCTGGCTGTCATCATTTTCAACGTAGTGACGCAGCGCATGATGCAAAAGGAAAACTTAAAAGGAAGGGAGATGTAA
- a CDS encoding DMT family transporter — MSIEAVMGRLYLTVAFILAGSSVIAASFISAYLPTFTTTFLSLVFASLTAVLFCGKNMYDTAKCLSRKTWTVILLQAIFGSFLFRVFLTTGLQYIGAAEAGIITGATPAITALLTWIMLHEYLSLHTVIGILITFAGVLLVQGFSFETTLENFQPIGAIYVLCAAACESLFTTFSRKIHMGINDETLPPLVHAGFVSICAMVLCLIPALLEHPWAAIAALPISGWIAFVWYGSIVTIVAFAFMFAGAKRCSGYTIAAFSGIIPISSTLFSVTILKESISMYQDAGCVLVVFATLIISYQKKAA; from the coding sequence ATGTCTATTGAGGCCGTCATGGGGAGACTATATTTAACGGTAGCATTTATTTTGGCTGGTTCTTCGGTGATTGCCGCAAGTTTTATATCCGCATATCTTCCGACTTTTACCACCACGTTTTTAAGCCTGGTATTCGCATCCTTAACTGCGGTACTGTTTTGCGGTAAGAACATGTATGATACAGCAAAGTGTCTGTCAAGAAAAACCTGGACGGTCATTCTGTTGCAGGCTATATTTGGCAGTTTTCTTTTTCGGGTGTTTTTAACAACAGGATTGCAATATATTGGAGCTGCAGAAGCAGGGATTATTACAGGGGCCACGCCGGCAATCACTGCATTGCTCACCTGGATAATGCTGCACGAATATTTAAGCTTACACACGGTGATAGGTATTCTTATAACATTTGCCGGAGTACTGTTGGTACAAGGCTTTTCATTTGAGACAACGCTTGAAAATTTTCAGCCAATCGGAGCAATCTATGTTTTATGCGCGGCAGCTTGTGAATCGCTTTTTACAACGTTTTCACGGAAAATCCATATGGGTATAAATGATGAAACACTGCCCCCATTGGTCCACGCTGGATTTGTAAGTATTTGCGCTATGGTACTATGCCTTATTCCTGCCTTATTGGAACATCCCTGGGCAGCAATCGCAGCGCTGCCGATCAGCGGCTGGATTGCCTTCGTATGGTATGGCAGTATTGTTACAATCGTTGCTTTTGCGTTTATGTTCGCAGGGGCAAAAAGGTGTAGCGGTTATACCATTGCGGCCTTTTCAGGTATTATTCCAATTAGTTCAACATTGTTTTCTGTCACCATATTAAAAGAATCAATCAGCATGTATCAAGATGCAGGTTGCGTACTTGTAGTTTTTGCAACGCTTATAATAAGTTATCAAAAGAAAGCAGCTTAA